One Acinetobacter colistiniresistens DNA segment encodes these proteins:
- a CDS encoding pilus assembly protein PilM has protein sequence MLRLYRKPNKGLVGVDISSTTVKLLELSVKNGRYWVESYAVMPLPESSVVEKSILNPEAVGDALERVVNLANPHTTNVAIAVPTSMVINKIIEMDADMSDEEREVQIRMDAEQYIPFPLDEVSLDFEVLSDRLANQNRVNVLLVATRTENVDTRVEVLELAGLTAKIAEVESYAMERAFSVFADTLPMGANTVGILDIGHTMTTLSVMQKGKIIYTREQVFGGRQLTQDVQTRYGLSFEEAGRAKKERTLPDDYDTEVLEPFLDAVVQQAARSLQFFFSSSQFNEIDHILLAGGNANIPGLAKLLQQKLGYRVTIANPFLQMGFSPQIDIKKIENDASSLMVACGLALRSFD, from the coding sequence GTGCTCAGGTTATATCGTAAACCAAATAAGGGGTTAGTGGGTGTCGATATTAGTTCGACAACTGTTAAGTTATTGGAGCTCTCTGTAAAGAACGGTAGATATTGGGTTGAAAGCTATGCAGTGATGCCATTGCCTGAAAGCAGTGTCGTGGAAAAAAGCATATTGAATCCAGAGGCGGTAGGGGATGCGCTTGAGAGAGTAGTTAACCTTGCAAATCCTCACACCACCAATGTCGCTATAGCCGTGCCGACATCTATGGTGATCAACAAGATCATTGAAATGGATGCGGATATGTCTGATGAAGAACGAGAAGTTCAGATTCGGATGGATGCTGAGCAATATATCCCGTTTCCATTAGATGAAGTCAGTCTTGATTTTGAGGTTTTATCTGATCGTCTGGCGAATCAGAATCGGGTCAATGTACTCTTGGTCGCGACTCGTACCGAGAATGTCGACACACGCGTAGAAGTACTTGAACTTGCCGGTTTAACTGCCAAAATTGCTGAAGTTGAAAGCTACGCGATGGAGCGAGCGTTTAGTGTATTTGCTGATACCTTGCCAATGGGGGCGAATACTGTCGGTATTTTAGATATTGGCCATACCATGACCACGTTGTCTGTGATGCAAAAAGGCAAGATTATCTATACCCGTGAGCAAGTGTTTGGTGGTCGTCAGCTGACACAGGATGTTCAGACCCGTTATGGCCTTTCTTTTGAAGAGGCAGGTCGTGCCAAGAAAGAGCGCACTTTGCCTGATGATTATGATACCGAAGTGCTTGAACCGTTCTTGGATGCTGTGGTTCAACAAGCAGCACGTTCACTGCAATTCTTCTTTTCATCGTCTCAATTTAATGAAATTGATCATATCCTGTTGGCGGGTGGAAATGCCAATATTCCAGGTCTAGCCAAGCTATTACAGCAAAAACTCGGTTACCGCGTCACGATTGCCAATCCATTTCTACAAATGGGTTTCTCTCCCCAAATTGATATTAAAAAAATTGAAAACGATGCGTCTTCTTTGATGGTCGCATGTGGTTTGGCATTGAGGAGTTTTGATTAA
- a CDS encoding pilus assembly protein PilP yields the protein MNNYKLLLGFLIGVSLVGCDSRIDAVNQKMAEIRNQPPLPIEPAPVFTPVPLFNYSAHQLKSPFMPSSLAAELKIMAGKRVYPNFNRQPQPLEAYALESLNMKGSMRGKSNDTIALIQTPDGQIERVQVGSYLGMNQGRIIKISPTQIDLVEIVPDGREGYVERPRTLVLIGPAP from the coding sequence GTGAATAACTATAAATTATTACTTGGCTTTTTAATTGGGGTAAGCCTTGTCGGTTGTGATTCTCGTATTGATGCAGTCAATCAAAAGATGGCAGAAATTCGTAATCAGCCGCCGCTGCCGATTGAGCCTGCACCGGTATTTACGCCTGTGCCTTTATTTAATTATTCAGCCCATCAGTTGAAAAGCCCATTTATGCCGAGCTCGCTGGCTGCTGAATTAAAGATTATGGCCGGTAAACGTGTTTATCCGAACTTTAACCGCCAGCCACAGCCACTCGAAGCTTATGCACTGGAGTCGCTGAATATGAAAGGCAGTATGCGTGGTAAAAGCAATGACACCATTGCGCTGATCCAAACACCAGATGGTCAGATTGAACGTGTACAAGTCGGCAGTTATTTGGGGATGAATCAGGGACGTATTATTAAAATTAGTCCAACCCAAATTGATTTGGTGGAAATTGTACCTGATGGACGAGAAGGTTATGTCGAAAGACCTCGCACACTCGTTCTAATTGGGCCAGCGCCGTAA
- the aroK gene encoding shikimate kinase AroK has product MNIGGALPSKAFETLPNIYLVGPMGAGKTTVGRHLAELLGRDFIDSDHEIERKTGATIPWIFEKEGEVGFRLRETNVLNDLTSRSLLVLATGGGAITQSKNREFLKQRGIVVYLYTPVELQLQRTYRDKNRPLLQVENPEQKLRDLLAIRDPLYREVAHHVIETNQGAARDLAQRILHVILSKQVK; this is encoded by the coding sequence ATGAATATAGGTGGCGCGTTGCCAAGCAAAGCGTTTGAAACCCTGCCAAATATCTATTTGGTAGGGCCAATGGGGGCAGGAAAAACAACAGTAGGTCGGCATTTAGCAGAATTGTTAGGTCGTGATTTTATCGATAGTGATCACGAAATTGAGCGCAAAACCGGTGCGACCATTCCATGGATTTTTGAAAAAGAAGGGGAAGTTGGATTTCGTTTACGTGAAACCAATGTATTAAATGATCTCACCTCCCGTTCTTTGTTGGTATTGGCGACAGGTGGTGGTGCGATTACACAATCCAAAAATCGTGAATTCTTAAAACAGCGTGGTATCGTTGTTTATCTCTATACACCTGTAGAACTGCAATTACAGCGGACCTATCGCGATAAGAATCGCCCATTATTACAAGTCGAAAATCCAGAGCAAAAATTACGTGATTTACTGGCCATACGCGATCCTTTGTATCGTGAAGTTGCGCATCATGTCATTGAAACAAATCAAGGGGCAGCGCGAGATCTGGCACAACGTATTTTGCACGTTATTTTATCGAAACAAGTTAAATAG
- the ponA gene encoding penicillin-binding protein PBP1a has translation MKKLSSSGIVRPFFLIVIIILVSLPMGFYGMYLYLAPSLPDMSSLKKAPLLKPLQVYTTDNQLIAEYGGKLSIPVKYEQIPPTFIHDFLAAEDSSFFEHNGISFKGLGRALTESVTGSDVQTGGSTITMQVAKNYYLSPDRTLRRKLTEVFLARKIEQNLTKQEILTAYVNKIFLGKNAYGIAAAARVYYNKNLNELTTAQMAMIAGLPKAPSKYNPVVNPERALERRNWILGRMLQLGYINQNQYQQAVAEPINLNMVDRSVSNVFPYVGEMVRSELVEHFGEQAVDSGYKVYTTIDSKRQRYAEQAIQDGLEAYDRRHGWRGPEAHDKPLKQFIAYANTYPAQVIKVNNNSFDALMQDGSTVTVNWSGMSWVRPYRNANSVGGAPSNASQIVKVKDIIRLRPNEGKTVWSLVQVPKVQGQLIAINPNDGAIEAVVGGYNFYQSKFNRAIQGWRQPGSTIKPFVYALALERGMTPYSMVNDSPITIGKWSPRNSDGRYLGMIPLRRALYLSRNTVSVRLLQNVGIERTRQLFMDFGLQEDQIPRNYTIALGTPQVLPVQMATGYATFANGGYRIQPHFIKRIEDASGKVIYEAKPEYACIPCISNPNTNTEQQTAETDKDKNKSKDQVTDITNQSLDQDGAASEAQLVAADTTQATKTNSDYRQAQRILKSSSAYDMANILRDVIQHGTGRAALKIGRDDLGGKTGTTNDAKDAWFAGFNGNLVAIAWVGFDQPRTLGRREYGGVAALPIWTNFMGQSLKDTPSAWVRLDKDAKDPISRDKLQIQQSEDKKEYRASPPLARPLYRPAPPAPTRSVQNDFSDLPGTPATPDEQPIEPAKKQPPAMGSNSKTQTPPPPKEKDGIEHLINQIQ, from the coding sequence ATGAAAAAGCTATCCAGTTCTGGTATTGTTCGCCCATTTTTTTTGATCGTTATTATTATCTTAGTCTCACTTCCAATGGGATTTTATGGCATGTATCTCTATCTTGCACCTTCGCTGCCAGATATGAGTTCACTCAAAAAGGCGCCGTTATTAAAACCATTGCAAGTCTATACGACGGATAACCAGCTGATTGCAGAATATGGTGGGAAATTATCCATTCCTGTTAAGTATGAACAGATCCCGCCAACCTTTATTCATGATTTTCTCGCAGCCGAGGATTCTTCTTTTTTTGAACATAATGGGATTAGTTTTAAAGGGCTTGGGCGAGCACTTACTGAATCTGTTACTGGGTCTGATGTCCAAACTGGGGGCTCGACCATTACCATGCAGGTGGCGAAAAACTATTATTTAAGTCCAGACCGAACCCTTCGACGCAAACTAACCGAAGTGTTTCTAGCACGTAAAATCGAGCAAAACTTAACAAAACAGGAAATTCTGACCGCTTACGTCAATAAAATTTTCTTAGGTAAAAATGCCTATGGAATTGCGGCAGCTGCACGGGTCTATTACAACAAAAACCTGAATGAACTGACCACCGCACAAATGGCCATGATCGCGGGCCTTCCTAAAGCACCTTCAAAATATAATCCTGTGGTTAATCCAGAGCGAGCGCTAGAACGCCGCAACTGGATTTTAGGTCGCATGCTACAGCTGGGCTATATCAACCAAAACCAATACCAGCAAGCAGTCGCAGAACCAATCAATTTAAATATGGTTGATCGTTCCGTCAGCAATGTCTTCCCCTATGTCGGTGAAATGGTCCGTTCAGAACTGGTCGAACATTTTGGCGAACAAGCCGTCGATTCAGGTTATAAGGTTTACACTACCATTGACAGCAAACGCCAGCGTTATGCTGAGCAAGCAATTCAAGATGGTTTGGAAGCCTACGATCGTCGTCATGGCTGGCGTGGTCCTGAGGCTCATGATAAACCCTTGAAGCAATTTATTGCTTATGCCAATACCTATCCTGCACAAGTGATCAAGGTCAATAACAATTCTTTTGATGCCTTAATGCAAGATGGCTCAACCGTGACGGTGAACTGGTCAGGGATGTCATGGGTGCGCCCTTACCGCAATGCAAATAGTGTCGGCGGTGCGCCATCGAATGCCTCTCAGATTGTTAAAGTCAAAGATATCATTCGCCTACGTCCAAATGAAGGCAAAACCGTTTGGTCACTGGTTCAGGTTCCTAAAGTCCAGGGGCAGCTCATTGCCATCAACCCAAATGATGGCGCGATTGAAGCTGTTGTAGGCGGCTATAACTTTTATCAATCTAAATTCAACCGCGCAATACAAGGCTGGAGACAGCCTGGTTCAACCATTAAACCCTTTGTGTATGCATTGGCACTAGAGCGTGGCATGACCCCGTATAGCATGGTCAATGACAGCCCGATTACCATTGGTAAATGGTCTCCAAGAAACTCGGATGGCCGCTACCTTGGCATGATTCCTCTACGCCGTGCGCTTTATTTATCTCGAAATACGGTGTCTGTGCGTTTATTACAAAATGTCGGGATCGAACGTACGCGTCAATTGTTTATGGATTTTGGTTTACAAGAAGACCAAATCCCGCGTAACTATACCATTGCTTTGGGAACACCTCAGGTACTCCCTGTACAAATGGCAACAGGCTATGCCACTTTTGCGAATGGTGGTTATCGTATTCAGCCACACTTTATTAAACGTATTGAAGATGCTTCAGGCAAAGTGATTTATGAAGCGAAGCCTGAATATGCATGTATTCCATGTATTAGCAATCCAAATACCAATACAGAACAGCAAACTGCAGAAACAGACAAAGATAAAAATAAATCCAAAGATCAGGTCACAGACATCACCAATCAAAGCCTAGATCAAGATGGTGCTGCTTCTGAGGCACAACTGGTGGCAGCGGATACAACACAGGCAACCAAAACCAATAGCGATTACCGTCAAGCACAACGCATTTTAAAATCAAGCTCAGCCTATGACATGGCCAACATCTTGCGTGATGTAATCCAGCATGGTACGGGTCGGGCAGCATTGAAAATTGGCCGTGATGACTTAGGCGGTAAGACAGGAACCACCAATGATGCCAAAGATGCATGGTTCGCAGGCTTTAATGGTAACTTAGTTGCGATTGCTTGGGTCGGTTTTGATCAACCACGTACCTTGGGCCGTCGTGAATATGGTGGCGTTGCTGCACTTCCAATCTGGACCAACTTTATGGGTCAGTCTTTAAAAGACACACCATCCGCATGGGTTCGTCTGGATAAAGATGCCAAAGATCCAATCTCTCGTGATAAGTTGCAAATCCAGCAAAGCGAAGATAAAAAGGAATATCGCGCCTCTCCGCCATTGGCTCGTCCACTTTATCGCCCTGCACCACCAGCACCAACACGTTCTGTACAAAATGACTTTTCAGACTTACCTGGAACACCAGCAACGCCTGACGAACAACCAATTGAGCCTGCTAAAAAACAACCACCAGCAATGGGGTCAAACTCAAAAACTCAGACCCCGCCGCCACCTAAAGAAAAGGACGGTATTGAGCATTTGATTAATCAGATCCAGTAA
- a CDS encoding type 4a pilus biogenesis protein PilO, with protein MSLDKSEDLNQDTVVTKKKKMTVDQFFQQFNTLDMNNYGSWPLSVKITCWIFIFLAVAALGYFLVIKSQLESIDNEQAKEQSLLNEFKEKDSKLRNLQQYQVQLQEMEANFNQQLEQLPKETEIPSLVEDINLTGVNSGLKFKNIRLENEVKQEFFIEQPISIDATGDYHAFGSFVTGIAALPRIVTLHDFTVEAKEDTQKKSDIPVVNYTVKAKTYRYVGTDDQANNAAGTPAAQTATTPPAQGGK; from the coding sequence ATGAGCCTAGATAAATCAGAGGATCTGAATCAAGATACCGTTGTTACCAAGAAAAAGAAAATGACGGTAGATCAATTTTTCCAGCAATTCAATACGCTGGATATGAATAATTATGGTAGTTGGCCATTATCCGTCAAAATTACTTGCTGGATTTTTATTTTCTTGGCTGTTGCTGCGCTGGGTTATTTTTTGGTGATTAAGTCTCAGTTGGAGTCGATTGATAATGAACAAGCCAAAGAGCAAAGTTTATTAAATGAGTTTAAAGAAAAAGACTCAAAGCTACGTAACTTGCAGCAATACCAAGTACAGCTTCAGGAAATGGAAGCCAATTTTAATCAACAGTTAGAACAGCTGCCAAAAGAAACGGAAATTCCAAGTCTGGTTGAAGATATTAACTTGACAGGGGTGAACTCTGGACTGAAATTTAAAAATATCCGTTTAGAGAATGAGGTCAAGCAAGAGTTCTTTATTGAGCAGCCAATCAGTATTGATGCGACAGGGGATTATCATGCTTTTGGCTCATTTGTAACGGGTATTGCTGCTTTACCGCGTATTGTAACTTTGCATGACTTTACTGTTGAAGCAAAAGAAGATACACAGAAAAAATCTGATATTCCTGTGGTGAATTATACGGTTAAGGCAAAAACCTATCGTTATGTTGGCACGGATGATCAAGCTAATAATGCTGCGGGGACACCAGCCGCTCAAACAGCAACTACTCCACCTGCACAAGGAGGAAAATAG
- a CDS encoding PilN domain-containing protein: protein MAKINLLPWRDELREQKKKQFIVFCVGVAALGVASVFSGWVYFDHKLSDQEQANQLIVSTNQNLDTQLKALDGLQERRNAIIERMKLIQGLQGQRPVTVRLVDELVRVTPPTMYLTKFSRTGDKFSIEGKAESPNTVAELLRNLEASPWYRNAFMNSFLAVDENKNKDKTASSLVPRVEENYGSFVVTVDLGELGTTAEAAPTSEPAASGVVGVAK, encoded by the coding sequence ATGGCAAAGATTAACTTACTCCCTTGGCGTGACGAGCTAAGAGAACAAAAAAAGAAACAGTTTATTGTCTTTTGTGTTGGGGTTGCTGCATTGGGGGTCGCATCGGTTTTTTCAGGATGGGTGTATTTTGATCATAAATTGAGTGATCAAGAGCAAGCCAATCAGTTGATTGTGAGTACCAATCAGAATTTGGATACGCAATTGAAAGCATTGGATGGCTTGCAGGAACGCCGTAATGCCATTATTGAAAGGATGAAGTTGATTCAAGGCTTACAAGGTCAACGTCCAGTTACGGTGCGTTTGGTGGATGAGTTGGTACGTGTCACGCCACCCACCATGTATTTGACCAAGTTTAGCCGTACTGGTGATAAGTTTAGCATTGAAGGAAAAGCGGAAAGTCCAAATACCGTGGCGGAACTGTTGCGTAATCTGGAAGCTTCTCCGTGGTACCGAAATGCCTTCATGAACTCATTCCTCGCTGTGGATGAAAACAAGAATAAAGATAAAACAGCCAGTTCTTTGGTGCCTCGGGTTGAGGAGAATTATGGCAGTTTTGTCGTCACTGTAGATTTGGGTGAGCTTGGTACAACGGCTGAGGCTGCACCAACCTCAGAACCAGCGGCATCAGGGGTAGTCGGGGTAGCAAAATGA
- the pilQ gene encoding type IV pilus secretin PilQ — protein sequence MNHAFRQFSMAAVAIAVMQVASAQVSMTNIVPMSLADQGTEIRVMFDGLPPQPQAYQLEQPARLILDFDKAQQSLKQNSIPVSTAEASSVEVASDDQRARVIVNLKDAGAFTTRVEGNTFVLKINSAKPTVNAASVVTRQLQQGVSNIGFQRGSQGEGLVVIDLLGNNTPVDVQQQGSKIVVRTMGNKIPTHLARRLNTNDFATPVASVDAYNDKGNGVITIQSAGSYEYMAYQAENKLTISLKRPVDNSPTKAKAQTYTGNKISLDFQDIEVRRVLQLLADFTGINMVAADTVQGNITLRLKDVPWDQALDIVLKTKNLDKRRNGNVIWIAPVSELIKAEEEEAKAVAQSVKLAPLQTEYIKLNYAKATDLEKLITQGKNVNNNSSSPSSGSVSNDTLTGGLLSPRGTISVDPRTNTLIVNDTSQKIDQIRKMVDLLDVSVKQVMIEARIVSASTDFTKEMGVKWGILSQGITKNNDLLVGGSDTTLWNLRKPEKDSDTGGWKYEIERPDNLNVDLGAVTPGASRIAFGLISLSDFMLDLELSAVQADGYGEVISTPKVMTADKQPAKIESGKKIPYTSSTGGGANAVPKTEFIDATLSLDVTPSITPDGKVMMKLNITKDSQSTPTPTGQLTINKNQIDTNVLVDNGETVVLGGIFEQENVSSQVKVPFLGDLPYVGRLFRRDLKTDNKRELLIFVTPRIVNDTLTRNH from the coding sequence ATGAATCATGCATTCCGTCAATTTTCTATGGCTGCTGTTGCGATTGCGGTGATGCAAGTGGCATCAGCACAAGTCAGCATGACCAATATCGTACCAATGAGCTTGGCCGATCAAGGCACAGAAATTCGTGTGATGTTTGATGGTCTACCTCCACAGCCGCAAGCTTATCAACTCGAGCAGCCTGCTCGTTTGATTCTGGATTTTGATAAAGCGCAACAGAGTTTAAAACAAAATTCAATTCCCGTATCTACAGCTGAAGCCAGTTCAGTGGAAGTTGCATCAGATGACCAACGTGCTCGTGTGATTGTGAATTTAAAAGATGCAGGTGCATTTACGACCCGTGTTGAGGGAAATACCTTTGTTCTCAAAATTAATTCTGCAAAGCCTACTGTGAATGCAGCATCGGTTGTTACACGTCAGCTACAACAGGGGGTTTCAAATATTGGTTTCCAGCGAGGAAGCCAAGGTGAAGGTTTGGTCGTCATTGATTTGTTGGGAAATAATACGCCTGTCGATGTACAGCAGCAAGGGAGTAAAATTGTTGTCCGAACCATGGGGAATAAGATCCCAACCCATTTGGCACGTCGTTTAAATACCAATGATTTTGCCACTCCGGTCGCGAGTGTGGATGCTTATAACGACAAGGGGAATGGTGTGATTACCATTCAATCTGCAGGGAGCTATGAATATATGGCTTATCAGGCAGAGAATAAATTGACTATTAGTTTGAAACGTCCTGTAGACAACTCTCCAACCAAAGCCAAGGCACAAACCTATACGGGGAATAAGATTTCTCTGGATTTCCAAGATATTGAAGTGCGTCGAGTATTGCAGTTATTGGCCGACTTTACCGGCATCAATATGGTGGCAGCCGATACGGTACAGGGTAATATTACCTTACGCCTCAAAGATGTACCTTGGGATCAGGCACTTGATATTGTATTAAAGACCAAAAATCTGGATAAGCGCCGTAATGGTAATGTGATCTGGATTGCGCCTGTTTCTGAACTGATTAAAGCAGAAGAGGAAGAAGCCAAAGCCGTTGCACAGAGTGTAAAATTGGCACCGTTACAAACCGAATATATTAAATTAAATTATGCCAAAGCGACGGATCTTGAAAAACTGATTACACAAGGAAAAAATGTAAATAATAACAGTAGTAGTCCTTCTTCAGGCTCTGTCAGTAACGATACTTTGACAGGTGGATTACTGAGTCCACGAGGAACCATTTCCGTTGATCCTCGAACCAATACGCTTATTGTGAACGATACTTCTCAAAAAATTGATCAAATCCGCAAAATGGTTGATTTGCTCGATGTGTCGGTTAAACAGGTGATGATTGAGGCACGCATTGTCAGCGCCAGTACAGATTTCACCAAAGAAATGGGAGTGAAGTGGGGGATTCTGTCTCAAGGGATTACCAAAAATAATGACCTGTTGGTGGGTGGTAGTGATACAACTTTATGGAACTTAAGAAAGCCTGAGAAAGATAGCGATACGGGGGGCTGGAAATATGAAATTGAACGTCCGGATAACCTGAATGTCGATTTGGGTGCGGTAACTCCTGGTGCAAGCCGTATTGCTTTCGGTTTAATTAGCTTGTCTGATTTTATGTTGGACCTTGAGTTGTCTGCTGTGCAAGCAGATGGTTATGGGGAAGTGATTTCGACGCCAAAAGTGATGACTGCGGATAAGCAACCAGCAAAAATTGAATCAGGTAAGAAAATTCCTTATACCTCTTCTACGGGAGGCGGTGCCAATGCTGTACCTAAAACCGAATTTATTGATGCAACACTCAGCCTTGATGTCACACCAAGTATTACCCCAGATGGTAAGGTAATGATGAAGCTGAACATTACCAAAGATTCACAAAGTACACCAACACCAACGGGCCAGTTGACAATTAATAAAAACCAGATTGATACCAATGTTCTGGTGGATAATGGAGAAACAGTAGTTCTAGGTGGTATTTTTGAACAGGAAAATGTCAGTTCACAGGTGAAAGTGCCTTTCCTGGGTGATCTGCCATACGTGGGGCGCTTATTCCGTCGTGACCTTAAAACGGATAATAAACGAGAGTTACTTATTTTTGTGACACCGAGAATTGTTAATGACACTTTGACCAGAAATCATTAA
- the aroB gene encoding 3-dehydroquinate synthase — translation MQTLHVELGDRRYPIFIGSHLDPKTLLEPYLHGRQVMLVSNTTVAPLYLQHYADALAQLDKQVAQCILPDGEKYKDIQHLNLIFDALLEAGFNRDCTVLALGGGVIGDMAGFASACFQRGVYFVQVPTTLLSQVDSSVGGKTGINHPLGKNMLGAFQQPQVVLADMAQLDTLPDRELSAGLAEVIKYALLGDIDFLEWLEQNMDALLTRNPDLLAEAVYRSCAHKARIVANDEKEQGERALLNLGHTFGHAIESYLGYGTWLHGEAVATGMVMAADLSQRLGWISVEALQRTKNIIQRAHLPISCPQIPLDEFLAYMSHDKKVLNGQLRLVLLKELGQATITKDFDIELMKQSILANQTA, via the coding sequence ATGCAAACGTTACATGTTGAGTTAGGTGATCGTCGTTATCCGATTTTTATTGGTAGTCATTTAGATCCAAAAACATTACTTGAACCCTATCTGCATGGACGTCAGGTGATGCTGGTTTCGAATACAACGGTAGCGCCTTTATACCTACAGCATTATGCCGATGCTTTGGCTCAGTTGGATAAACAAGTTGCACAGTGCATTTTGCCAGATGGCGAAAAATATAAAGACATTCAGCATCTGAATCTCATTTTTGATGCGTTACTGGAAGCTGGGTTTAATCGCGATTGTACCGTACTCGCATTGGGAGGCGGTGTTATTGGTGATATGGCAGGCTTTGCCTCTGCCTGTTTCCAGCGAGGTGTATATTTTGTACAAGTGCCGACGACTTTATTATCGCAAGTAGATTCGAGTGTCGGGGGGAAGACGGGCATTAATCACCCCTTGGGTAAAAATATGCTGGGTGCTTTTCAGCAACCGCAAGTGGTGCTTGCGGATATGGCTCAACTGGATACTTTGCCAGATCGTGAGCTTTCCGCAGGTTTGGCTGAAGTGATTAAATATGCCTTGCTTGGAGATATTGATTTTCTTGAATGGTTAGAGCAGAACATGGATGCTTTACTTACTCGAAATCCAGATTTGTTGGCGGAAGCGGTTTATCGTTCATGTGCGCACAAAGCACGTATTGTCGCGAATGACGAAAAAGAACAAGGTGAACGTGCATTGCTCAATCTTGGACATACTTTTGGGCATGCGATTGAATCTTACCTCGGTTATGGGACATGGTTACATGGAGAGGCTGTTGCCACAGGAATGGTGATGGCTGCAGATTTGTCACAGCGTTTGGGCTGGATTTCAGTTGAAGCATTACAACGTACAAAAAATATCATTCAACGCGCTCATTTACCGATATCATGTCCGCAAATTCCATTAGATGAATTCTTGGCTTATATGTCGCACGATAAAAAAGTTTTAAATGGTCAATTACGTCTGGTTCTGTTGAAGGAGTTGGGGCAAGCGACGATTACCAAAGACTTTGATATTGAGCTGATGAAACAATCTATTCTTGCAAATCAAACTGCATAA